From the Sphingomonas suaedae genome, one window contains:
- a CDS encoding phosphoribosyltransferase gives MPVFTPIGHEQLVADVLAIAAAVHADRDWRPDFIIGIGRGGLAPAVYLSHATGIAMLSVDHSSQVHDFADAPLERLAERTRAGEKLLFLDDINDSGATIAKLRTKLADAGAVAGAIRFATLLDNRVSSQRVDYAAREIDRTVTKDWFVFPWEAVASAASIAADAAEVPDRIR, from the coding sequence ATGCCGGTCTTTACGCCGATCGGGCATGAGCAGCTGGTGGCAGACGTGCTGGCCATTGCTGCGGCGGTCCATGCCGATCGCGACTGGCGGCCCGACTTCATCATCGGTATCGGGCGCGGCGGCCTCGCTCCTGCGGTCTATCTCAGCCATGCGACGGGCATCGCGATGCTCTCGGTCGATCACAGCTCGCAGGTGCATGATTTCGCCGACGCTCCGCTCGAACGGCTCGCCGAGCGCACCCGGGCTGGCGAAAAGCTGCTGTTCCTCGACGATATCAACGACAGCGGCGCGACCATCGCGAAGCTGCGGACCAAACTCGCCGATGCGGGCGCGGTGGCGGGCGCGATCCGGTTCGCGACATTGCTCGACAATCGCGTTTCATCGCAGCGCGTGGATTATGCCGCGCGCGAGATCGACCGCACGGTGACCAAGGACTGGTTCGTCTTCCCGTGGGAGGCGGTCGCCTCCGCCGCGTCGATCGCTGCCGACGCCGCCGAGGTTCCCGACCGGATCAGATAG
- the smpB gene encoding SsrA-binding protein SmpB, whose product MARPRPTEFDKKKVVAENRKARYEYFLEEFFEAGIALHGTEVKALRFGEGSIAESYAEVRNGEAWLVNANIPEFSHGNRFNHEPKRPRKLLLHQRQVEKLHGAVAREGMTLIPMSIYFNGRGRAKVELALAKGKKTHDKRESIKERDWKREQGRILRDRG is encoded by the coding sequence ATGGCACGTCCTCGCCCCACAGAATTCGACAAGAAAAAGGTCGTCGCGGAGAACCGCAAGGCGCGCTACGAATATTTCCTCGAGGAATTTTTCGAGGCGGGCATTGCGCTGCACGGGACCGAGGTGAAGGCGCTGCGCTTCGGCGAGGGCTCGATCGCCGAAAGCTATGCCGAGGTGCGTAATGGCGAGGCATGGCTGGTCAACGCGAACATCCCGGAATTTTCGCACGGAAATCGATTCAATCACGAACCCAAGCGTCCCCGTAAATTGCTCCTTCATCAACGCCAGGTAGAAAAGCTGCATGGCGCGGTCGCGCGGGAGGGCATGACGCTGATCCCGATGTCGATCTACTTCAACGGTCGCGGCCGTGCGAAGGTCGAGCTGGCGCTGGCGAAGGGCAAGAAGACTCACGACAAGCGCGAGTCGATCAAGGAACGGGACTGGAAGCGTGAACAGGGGCGGATCCTCCGCGATCGCGGCTGA
- a CDS encoding response regulator, with protein sequence MTAPQRILIVEDEPLIAMMLEDFLELLGKQLAGSADSVATALSVIADGGIDAAILDVNLAAGEKSWPVADALAAADIPFVLATGGSGDMVADGYKDRPVLAKPFTMDAVEQALDSLSRSI encoded by the coding sequence ATGACCGCCCCCCAGCGTATCCTCATTGTCGAGGACGAACCCCTGATCGCCATGATGCTCGAGGATTTCCTCGAACTGCTCGGCAAGCAACTCGCCGGATCGGCGGACAGCGTGGCGACGGCGCTGTCCGTAATCGCCGATGGCGGGATCGACGCGGCGATTCTCGACGTGAATCTCGCTGCGGGCGAAAAGAGCTGGCCGGTGGCCGATGCGCTGGCGGCGGCGGATATCCCGTTCGTGCTGGCGACCGGGGGGAGCGGCGATATGGTCGCCGATGGCTATAAGGACCGTCCGGTCCTCGCCAAGCCATTCACCATGGACGCGGTCGAGCAGGCGCTGGACTCGCTGTCGCGCTCTATCTGA
- a CDS encoding adenosine deaminase yields MNDQDFIAGLPKAELHLHIEGSLEPELMFALAQRNRVCIPFDSVEAVRAAYSFSNLQDFLDIYYAGADVLRTEQDFHDLAAAYFARAAADGVVHAEIFFDPQTHTDRGIPFQVVADGLLSAMRDAQEHHGLGSKLILCFLRHLDEDAAFATLKAAEPWLDRIEGVGLDSSEVGHPPEKFARVFAAAGDMGLKRVAHAGEEGPPDYVWQALDLLKIDRLDHGNRSLEDPALVRRLADEGMTLTVCPLSNLKLCVVDDMANHPLDRMLAQGLCATVNSDDPAYFGGYVADNYRAVAAARGLDRDQIVQLARNSFTGAFLDDAAKATHLARIDAYLAAQ; encoded by the coding sequence ATGAACGACCAGGATTTCATCGCCGGTCTGCCCAAGGCCGAACTTCACCTTCATATCGAGGGCAGTCTCGAACCCGAGCTGATGTTCGCGCTGGCCCAGCGCAACCGCGTCTGCATCCCGTTCGACAGTGTCGAGGCAGTGCGCGCGGCGTACAGTTTCTCGAACCTTCAGGATTTCCTCGACATTTATTATGCCGGGGCCGATGTCTTGCGAACCGAACAGGATTTCCACGACCTCGCCGCCGCCTATTTCGCGCGCGCCGCCGCCGATGGGGTAGTCCACGCCGAAATCTTCTTCGATCCCCAGACGCACACCGATCGCGGCATCCCGTTCCAGGTCGTTGCCGACGGTCTGCTGTCCGCAATGCGCGATGCGCAGGAGCACCACGGTCTCGGTTCAAAGCTGATCCTCTGCTTCCTGCGCCATCTCGACGAAGACGCGGCCTTCGCGACGCTCAAGGCTGCCGAACCCTGGCTCGACCGGATCGAAGGCGTCGGCCTCGATTCGTCGGAGGTCGGCCATCCGCCCGAAAAATTCGCGCGAGTCTTTGCCGCAGCCGGGGATATGGGCCTCAAGCGCGTCGCCCATGCCGGCGAGGAAGGCCCGCCGGACTATGTCTGGCAGGCGCTCGACCTGCTCAAGATCGACCGGCTCGACCATGGCAATCGCAGTCTCGAGGATCCTGCGCTCGTCCGACGACTGGCGGATGAGGGCATGACGCTCACCGTCTGCCCGCTCTCCAACCTCAAACTCTGCGTGGTGGACGATATGGCGAACCATCCGCTCGATCGAATGCTGGCGCAGGGACTTTGCGCCACGGTCAATTCCGACGACCCGGCCTATTTCGGCGGCTATGTCGCGGACAATTACCGCGCGGTCGCCGCCGCCCGCGGCCTCGACCGCGACCAGATCGTCCAGCTTGCGCGCAACAGCTTCACCGGCGCCTTCCTCGACGATGCGGCAAAGGCAACGCACCTTGCCCGTATCGATGCCTATCTGGCGGCACAGTGA
- a CDS encoding M13 family metallopeptidase: protein MRLLLVSALLAGTALAGCAPTATSEAPAVAPVTAKPELGSFGFDAAGMDRSVAPGNDFYEYANGTWAKNTPIPADKSNYGMFTALADLSNERVRGILDEVKDDPASMVGRAYTSYLDTATVEARGLAPIQPWLGKIKALDDKADYGALVVEGAKMGVPGPFGGYVGQDDKHPDRYIFTLYQGGTGLPDRDMYLVDNPKMAAIRTAYVDYLAKMLTLAGEADAEARAKAVMALETQIAKVQWTREESSDATKTYNKYTLAQTAQFSSPTLNMPATLAALSPKITEVLISQPSAVKGIAQALDAAPLAVLKDQMLLRSLGALSNYLPDAISDTNFAFYGTTLQGTPEREERWKRAVAFTEGALGEAVGKEYAARYFPAEYKAEMNKLVANVLDAMGRRIDALEWMQPQTKARAKAKLANFTVKVGYPDRWRDYTGLEVRADDLFGNAVRSNRFDYQYMLDKLGEPVRRWEWGMLPQTVNAYANFGMMEVVFPAAILQPPFFDPKADPAVNYGGIGAVIGHEISHHFDDQGAKYNEKGELSDWWTPEDVKAFEAASKQLVAQYDAYEPLPGEHVKGEFTLGENIGDLAGLTIAYDAYKHSLGGKEAPVIDGFTGDQRFYLGWAQVWRRNYREANLRQRLLTDPHSPSVQRAWVVRNLDPWYGAFDAKPGEKLYLDPAKRVRIW from the coding sequence ATGCGTCTCCTCCTCGTCTCCGCCCTTCTTGCCGGTACCGCTCTTGCGGGCTGTGCGCCGACCGCGACCTCGGAAGCGCCCGCCGTCGCGCCCGTGACCGCGAAGCCCGAACTGGGCAGCTTCGGCTTCGACGCGGCGGGAATGGATCGCAGCGTCGCGCCGGGCAATGATTTCTACGAATATGCCAACGGCACTTGGGCGAAGAACACGCCGATCCCGGCGGACAAGTCCAACTATGGCATGTTCACCGCGCTTGCCGACCTGTCGAACGAGCGGGTTCGCGGAATCCTGGACGAAGTGAAGGATGATCCGGCCAGCATGGTCGGTCGGGCGTACACCAGCTATCTCGATACCGCGACGGTCGAGGCGCGCGGGCTGGCTCCGATCCAGCCCTGGTTGGGCAAGATCAAGGCGCTCGACGACAAGGCGGACTATGGCGCGCTGGTGGTCGAGGGCGCGAAGATGGGCGTTCCGGGACCGTTCGGTGGCTATGTCGGCCAGGACGACAAGCATCCCGACCGCTATATCTTCACGCTCTATCAGGGCGGCACGGGCCTTCCCGATCGCGACATGTATCTGGTCGACAATCCCAAGATGGCGGCGATCCGCACCGCCTATGTCGACTATCTGGCAAAGATGCTGACGCTTGCGGGCGAAGCCGATGCGGAGGCGCGCGCCAAGGCGGTGATGGCGCTGGAGACCCAGATCGCCAAGGTCCAGTGGACGCGCGAAGAGTCGAGCGACGCGACCAAGACCTATAACAAATATACCCTGGCCCAGACGGCGCAATTCTCCTCTCCTACGCTGAACATGCCGGCGACGCTGGCCGCGCTGAGTCCCAAGATCACCGAAGTGCTGATCAGCCAGCCGAGCGCGGTGAAGGGCATCGCCCAGGCGCTGGATGCGGCGCCGCTCGCTGTGCTGAAGGACCAGATGCTGCTGCGCAGCCTCGGCGCGCTGTCCAACTATTTGCCCGACGCGATTTCGGACACGAACTTCGCCTTCTACGGCACGACGCTGCAGGGCACGCCCGAGCGCGAGGAGCGGTGGAAGCGTGCGGTCGCCTTCACCGAAGGCGCGCTGGGCGAAGCGGTCGGCAAGGAATATGCCGCGCGCTACTTCCCCGCCGAATACAAGGCGGAGATGAACAAGCTGGTCGCCAATGTCCTCGACGCGATGGGGCGGCGGATCGACGCGCTCGAATGGATGCAGCCGCAGACCAAGGCGCGGGCGAAGGCGAAGCTCGCCAATTTCACCGTCAAGGTCGGCTACCCCGATCGCTGGCGCGACTATACGGGGCTGGAGGTCAGGGCCGACGATCTGTTCGGCAATGCGGTGCGTTCGAACCGGTTCGACTATCAATATATGCTCGACAAGCTGGGCGAGCCGGTCCGTAGATGGGAGTGGGGGATGCTGCCCCAGACGGTGAACGCCTATGCCAATTTCGGCATGATGGAGGTCGTGTTCCCCGCAGCCATCCTCCAGCCGCCCTTCTTCGATCCGAAGGCGGATCCGGCGGTCAATTATGGCGGCATCGGCGCGGTGATCGGGCATGAGATCAGCCACCATTTCGACGATCAGGGTGCGAAATATAATGAGAAGGGCGAACTGAGCGACTGGTGGACGCCGGAGGACGTCAAGGCGTTCGAGGCTGCAAGCAAACAGCTGGTCGCGCAGTATGACGCCTATGAGCCGCTGCCGGGCGAGCATGTGAAGGGCGAGTTCACGCTGGGCGAGAATATCGGCGACCTTGCCGGCCTCACCATCGCCTATGATGCCTATAAGCATTCGCTGGGCGGCAAGGAGGCGCCGGTGATCGACGGCTTCACCGGCGACCAGCGCTTCTATCTCGGCTGGGCGCAGGTGTGGCGGCGCAACTATCGCGAAGCCAATTTGCGCCAGCGGCTGCTGACCGATCCACACAGCCCGTCGGTCCAGCGCGCCTGGGTCGTCCGCAACCTCGACCCCTGGTATGGTGCGTTCGATGCGAAGCCGGGCGAGAAGCTGTATCTGGACCCGGCAAAGCGCGTTCGCATCTGGTGA
- a CDS encoding DUF2062 domain-containing protein — protein MKRGRLSAWWHRNMPTRDSIEQIRWLRPVAHRVLAPELWRFTRRSVPRGVALGLLVGIFLLIPGLQIAGAAMLALPFRANVPIAAAMTFLSNPATTPFILYGSVYTGNAMLGRHADVSGFMALIEQHASIGQWFDWLFSQAAPALVIGLLVISVATAAAGYGMSILVWRAWVGRKWRKRVMLRMKVSSET, from the coding sequence ATGAAGCGGGGTCGCCTCAGCGCCTGGTGGCATCGCAACATGCCGACCCGCGACTCGATCGAGCAGATTCGCTGGCTGCGCCCGGTCGCGCATCGCGTGCTCGCGCCGGAGCTGTGGCGCTTTACCCGCCGGTCGGTGCCGCGCGGCGTGGCGCTCGGGCTGCTGGTCGGTATCTTCCTGCTGATCCCGGGACTGCAGATCGCGGGGGCGGCGATGCTGGCGCTGCCGTTCCGCGCCAATGTGCCGATCGCGGCGGCGATGACGTTCCTGAGCAACCCCGCGACCACGCCGTTCATCCTTTACGGGTCGGTCTATACCGGCAATGCGATGCTGGGCCGTCATGCCGATGTGTCGGGGTTCATGGCGCTGATCGAGCAACATGCGAGCATCGGCCAGTGGTTCGACTGGCTGTTTTCCCAGGCCGCGCCGGCGCTGGTGATCGGCCTGCTCGTGATCTCGGTCGCGACCGCCGCGGCGGGCTATGGCATGTCGATCCTGGTGTGGCGCGCATGGGTCGGGCGCAAATGGCGCAAGCGCGTGATGCTCCGCATGAAAGTTTCGTCCGAGACTTGA
- a CDS encoding class I SAM-dependent methyltransferase: MAIDGARTFLDKFADPAAVADYAAGPPRYVPGFADLHRMTGILLAEQVPDDAHILVLGAGGGLELRALATAYPGWRFTGVDPARAMLDLARGALGADARRAELIEGYIDDAPSGPFDGAVCLLTLHFLDAAERTRTSVQIRDRLKPGAPFVAAHASFPQDETRGQWLDRYAGFAIASGADPVQAHGARDAVSAALNMLSPEGDEAVLRTAGFRDITPFYMAFTWRGWVSYA, from the coding sequence ATGGCCATTGACGGCGCCCGCACCTTTCTCGACAAATTCGCCGATCCTGCCGCCGTCGCCGACTATGCCGCTGGCCCGCCGCGTTATGTTCCCGGCTTTGCCGACCTCCACCGCATGACCGGCATCCTGCTTGCCGAACAGGTTCCGGACGATGCGCATATCCTGGTGCTGGGCGCTGGCGGGGGGCTGGAACTGCGCGCGCTCGCCACCGCCTATCCCGGCTGGCGCTTCACCGGCGTCGATCCGGCCCGCGCCATGCTCGATCTTGCGAGGGGCGCGCTCGGCGCCGATGCCCGCCGCGCCGAGCTGATCGAGGGGTATATCGACGATGCCCCGTCCGGCCCGTTCGATGGCGCGGTGTGCCTGCTGACCCTGCATTTCCTCGACGCCGCCGAACGCACCCGCACGTCAGTGCAGATTCGGGACCGGCTGAAGCCCGGTGCTCCGTTCGTCGCCGCACATGCCAGCTTCCCGCAGGACGAGACGCGCGGCCAGTGGCTGGACCGCTACGCTGGTTTCGCCATCGCTTCGGGCGCCGATCCCGTCCAGGCTCACGGCGCGCGCGACGCCGTCAGCGCCGCGCTCAACATGCTGTCGCCCGAAGGGGATGAAGCCGTACTGCGCACGGCGGGCTTTCGCGACATTACGCCCTTTTACATGGCATTCACCTGGCGCGGTTGGGTGAGCTACGCCTGA
- a CDS encoding Rrf2 family transcriptional regulator: protein MIRDSRLSGVLHLLLHLADHEGPMPSDQLARAMGTNATVIRRILAGLRERGHVRSEKGHGGGWTLARPLAELTLHDIYDALGRPSLLAIGNRSQAPQCLVEQAVNAALDETFDAAETLLLDRLGRITLADLQADFRARLAAHPYCSKDPSHGH, encoded by the coding sequence ATGATTCGCGACAGCCGCCTTTCGGGCGTCCTCCACCTGCTGCTCCACCTCGCCGACCATGAGGGGCCGATGCCTTCGGACCAGCTGGCCCGGGCGATGGGCACGAACGCGACGGTCATCCGCCGTATCCTGGCGGGGTTGCGCGAGCGCGGACATGTCCGATCGGAAAAGGGCCATGGCGGGGGCTGGACGCTCGCCCGCCCGCTCGCCGAATTGACCCTGCACGATATCTATGACGCGCTCGGTCGCCCTTCCCTGCTCGCGATCGGCAACCGGTCTCAGGCACCGCAATGCCTTGTGGAACAGGCGGTCAATGCCGCGCTCGACGAGACGTTCGACGCAGCCGAAACGCTGCTGCTCGATCGGCTGGGCCGCATCACGCTCGCCGATCTCCAGGCCGATTTCCGTGCGCGGCTCGCCGCGCACCCATATTGTAGCAAGGACCCTAGCCATGGCCATTGA
- a CDS encoding hybrid sensor histidine kinase/response regulator, with the protein MPAISASPDESPSFTGALIAALVAGGVAAGVVFWTIESVTVAAGFAATAVLIALAALLLRRSPAPAESAEGDGGDWTVAHVLASMSPDAIAVTDRAGRMVCANERFGTLFPGYPAPPGVVIGDWAASQLGSAGRAAWRDGQASSGTFDAGGTKLSAHVTRVGDSMLVWRFAGVDAIDLAKQAQGLVAGKSGDRLGQAGIMMALVGADGRVRAANRVLRLRAAGDEQAMIEGRDLTRYLITDNRGTVRFEREGLSGTPIRVLEIPFLDGDHSPMLVALLDEDYAPPSDEAGAESATHVRSLIALLPTGIALVGGDGRFVYMNDAFIRAAHVNTDAPPLYPGDLVVREDKSALADAVRRFAAGAAHSMDLTVRFTPAPDEAASISIASARGLGDSAVLLSLRDAGEEGQLKRQVAQATKMQAVGQLAGGVAHDFNNILTAIIGHCDLMLMRHAPGDSDYDDIQQILLNSNRAAALTRQLLAFSRQQTLRPQVLQLPDVISEVSNLLKRLLGETVELVVNHGRNLGPVRADPGQLEQVVVNLAVNARDAMLAKNPSGGGTLTIETFSVPAHEVRAMDDDVLPLGDYTALRISDTGNGIPEDALPHIWEPFFTTKEVGKGTGLGLSTVYGIIKQSGGFIFAESGIGTGAVFTIYLPVHDAPEPATLLSASKAVQGDLWGSGTILLVEDEAMVRAVAERALTRQGYTVLTAENGEAALELLETSDKPDLLISDVVMPTMDGPTMVRHARKKYPDLKIIFMSGYAEEQLRKSIDIDKVAFLPKPFSVQQLAELARAVMTAK; encoded by the coding sequence ATGCCCGCCATTTCCGCATCCCCTGACGAGTCTCCGTCCTTCACCGGGGCGTTGATCGCCGCGCTGGTCGCGGGGGGCGTCGCGGCGGGCGTTGTGTTCTGGACGATCGAGTCGGTGACGGTCGCGGCCGGGTTCGCCGCGACGGCGGTACTGATCGCGCTCGCTGCGCTGTTGCTGCGTCGCTCGCCCGCGCCGGCGGAGAGCGCCGAGGGCGACGGTGGCGACTGGACGGTCGCCCATGTCCTGGCGTCGATGAGTCCCGATGCGATCGCGGTGACCGACCGCGCAGGGCGGATGGTCTGCGCGAACGAGCGGTTCGGGACGCTGTTCCCCGGTTATCCCGCGCCGCCGGGCGTTGTGATCGGCGACTGGGCCGCGTCCCAGCTTGGCAGCGCGGGGCGCGCGGCCTGGCGCGACGGGCAGGCATCGAGCGGGACGTTTGACGCGGGCGGGACCAAGCTCAGCGCGCATGTCACCCGGGTCGGCGATTCGATGCTGGTATGGCGCTTTGCGGGCGTCGACGCGATCGACCTGGCGAAACAGGCGCAGGGGCTGGTCGCGGGAAAGTCCGGCGACCGGCTGGGGCAGGCGGGGATCATGATGGCCCTTGTCGGCGCCGACGGTCGGGTGCGCGCGGCGAACCGCGTGCTGCGGCTGCGCGCTGCGGGCGACGAGCAGGCGATGATCGAGGGGCGCGACCTGACCCGTTACCTCATTACCGACAATCGCGGCACCGTGCGGTTCGAGCGCGAGGGGCTGTCGGGCACGCCGATCCGCGTGCTCGAAATCCCTTTCCTCGACGGCGATCATTCGCCGATGCTCGTCGCCTTGCTGGACGAGGATTATGCGCCGCCCAGCGATGAAGCGGGCGCCGAGTCGGCGACGCATGTCCGCTCGCTGATCGCGCTGCTGCCCACGGGCATCGCGCTGGTCGGTGGCGACGGGCGGTTCGTATACATGAACGACGCCTTCATCCGCGCCGCGCACGTCAATACCGATGCGCCGCCGCTCTATCCCGGCGATCTGGTCGTGCGGGAGGACAAGAGCGCGCTGGCCGATGCGGTTCGCCGCTTTGCGGCTGGCGCCGCGCATTCGATGGACCTCACCGTCCGATTCACTCCGGCGCCGGACGAGGCGGCGTCGATCTCGATCGCTTCGGCCCGTGGGCTCGGCGATTCCGCCGTGCTGCTGAGCCTGCGCGACGCGGGCGAGGAGGGGCAGCTCAAGCGCCAGGTGGCGCAGGCGACCAAGATGCAGGCGGTGGGCCAGCTTGCGGGCGGCGTGGCGCATGATTTCAACAACATCCTGACCGCGATCATCGGCCATTGCGACCTGATGCTGATGCGCCACGCACCGGGCGACAGCGATTATGACGATATCCAGCAGATTCTGCTCAACTCCAACCGTGCCGCCGCGCTGACCCGCCAGCTGCTCGCCTTTTCACGCCAGCAGACGTTGCGGCCGCAGGTGCTGCAACTGCCGGACGTGATTTCGGAGGTGTCGAACCTGCTCAAGCGGCTGCTGGGCGAGACGGTGGAGCTGGTGGTCAATCATGGCCGCAACCTGGGACCGGTACGCGCCGATCCCGGCCAGCTGGAACAGGTCGTCGTCAACCTTGCGGTCAATGCGCGCGATGCGATGCTGGCGAAGAATCCGAGCGGCGGTGGCACGCTGACGATCGAGACGTTCAGCGTCCCCGCGCATGAGGTGCGCGCGATGGACGACGATGTGCTGCCGCTCGGCGACTATACGGCGCTGCGCATCTCCGACACAGGCAATGGCATTCCCGAGGATGCGCTGCCGCATATCTGGGAGCCGTTTTTCACCACCAAGGAAGTGGGGAAGGGAACGGGCCTGGGCCTGTCGACCGTCTATGGCATCATCAAGCAATCGGGTGGCTTCATCTTCGCGGAAAGCGGGATCGGCACGGGCGCGGTCTTCACCATCTACCTTCCCGTCCATGACGCGCCTGAGCCTGCGACCCTGTTGTCCGCATCCAAAGCCGTGCAGGGCGACCTGTGGGGAAGCGGCACGATCCTGCTGGTCGAGGATGAGGCGATGGTGCGCGCGGTCGCCGAACGGGCGCTGACGCGGCAGGGCTATACGGTGTTGACTGCGGAGAATGGCGAGGCGGCGCTGGAGCTGCTGGAGACCAGCGACAAGCCCGACCTGCTGATCAGCGACGTGGTGATGCCGACCATGGACGGCCCGACCATGGTACGTCATGCCCGCAAGAAATATCCCGATCTCAAGATCATCTTCATGTCGGGCTATGCCGAGGAGCAGCTGCGCAAGTCGATCGACATCGACAAGGTGGCGTTCCTGCCCAAGCCATTCTCGGTCCAGCAACTGGCCGAACTGGCGCGCGCGGTGATGACGGCCAAATAG
- the dapA gene encoding 4-hydroxy-tetrahydrodipicolinate synthase, with product MFSGSIPALITPFRNGSFAEDVFRDFVEWQIGEGSSALVPVGTTGEAATLSKDEHFEVVRVCADQVRGRVPVIAGAGSNDTRVAIGNVKAAREAGADAVLMVPPYYNRPSQEGIFRHFEAVAAECDLPIILYNVPARTATDIHPETVIRIVQAFPGKFVAIKDASGDLARVSKHRAALRSGFAQLSGNDETALAFNAMGGVGCISVAANVAPKLCAQFQAAWAEGNTAIALALHDRLFALHLALFTDASPGPVKYAVNKLRPEISAELRLPMVAPNEASKAAVDAAMKAAGII from the coding sequence ATGTTCTCCGGATCGATCCCCGCGCTCATCACCCCATTCCGTAACGGCAGCTTTGCCGAGGACGTTTTCCGCGATTTCGTCGAATGGCAGATCGGCGAGGGATCGTCCGCGCTGGTGCCGGTGGGCACGACGGGTGAGGCGGCGACGCTGTCGAAAGACGAGCATTTCGAGGTGGTGCGCGTTTGCGCCGACCAGGTGCGCGGGCGGGTGCCGGTGATTGCGGGCGCGGGGTCGAACGATACGCGCGTCGCGATCGGCAATGTGAAAGCGGCGAGGGAGGCCGGCGCGGACGCTGTGCTGATGGTCCCGCCCTATTACAACCGGCCAAGCCAGGAGGGGATTTTTCGCCATTTCGAGGCGGTGGCGGCGGAGTGCGACCTGCCGATCATCCTTTATAATGTTCCGGCACGGACGGCGACCGATATCCATCCCGAGACGGTGATCCGCATCGTTCAGGCGTTTCCCGGCAAGTTCGTCGCGATCAAGGATGCGAGCGGGGATCTCGCCCGGGTGTCGAAGCACCGCGCCGCGCTGCGCAGCGGGTTCGCGCAGCTTTCGGGCAATGACGAGACCGCGCTGGCCTTCAACGCGATGGGCGGGGTGGGGTGCATCTCGGTCGCCGCAAATGTCGCGCCGAAGCTGTGTGCGCAGTTCCAGGCGGCCTGGGCGGAGGGTAACACCGCCATTGCGCTGGCGCTGCACGACCGGCTGTTCGCCCTGCATCTGGCGCTGTTCACCGACGCCTCGCCAGGTCCGGTCAAGTACGCCGTGAACAAGCTGCGCCCCGAGATTTCCGCCGAACTGCGCCTGCCGATGGTCGCGCCGAATGAGGCGAGCAAGGCGGCGGTCGATGCGGCGATGAAGGCGGCGGGGATTATCTGA